Proteins from a single region of Meles meles chromosome 10, mMelMel3.1 paternal haplotype, whole genome shotgun sequence:
- the LOC123952290 gene encoding zinc finger protein LOC728743 homolog produces the protein MTELASSGGGSPAGDGEEGLGDERGLVIHHPAEEQPHRCPLCGQTFSQQPSLVRHQKAHAGGGRAAAFVCPECGKAFSVKHNLEVHQRTHTGERPFPCPECGRCFSLKQNLLTHQRIHSGEKPHQCAQCGRCFREPRFLLNHQRTHARMPAPHPRRPGVFGERRPYFCARCGKSFAREGSLKTHQRSHGHAPDGPAAHLGRVL, from the coding sequence ATGACAGAGCTGGCGTCCTCGGGGGGCGGGTCCCCTGCGGGGGACGgggaggagggcctgggggaCGAGCGAGGCCTGGTCATCCACCACCCCGCCGAGGAGCAGCCCCACCGCTGCCCGCTGTGCGGCCAGACCTTCTCGCAGCAGCCCAGCCTGGTGCGGCACCAGAAGGCGCACGCGGGGGGCGGCCGCGCGGCCGCCTTCGTGTGCCCCGAGTGCGGCAAGGCCTTCAGCGTCAAGCACAACCTCGAGGTGCACCAGCGCACGCACACCGGCGAGCGGCCCTTCCCCTGCCCCGAGTGCGGCCGCTGCTTCAGCCTCAAGCAGAACCTGCTCACGCACCAGCGCATCCACAGCGGCGAGAAGCCGCACCAGTGCGCGCAGTGCGGCCGCTGCTTCCGCGAGCCGCGCTTCCTGCTCAACCACCAGCGCACGCACGCGCGCATGCCCGCGCCGCACCCGCGCCGGCCCGGCGTGTTCGGGGAGCGGCGGCCCTACTTCTGCGCCCGCTGCGGCAAGAGCTTCGCGCGCGAGGGCTCGCTCAAGACCCACCAGCGCAGCCACGGCCACGCGCCCGACGGCCCCGCGGCCCATTTAGGCCGCGTGCTCTGA